One genomic region from Streptomyces sp. NBC_01431 encodes:
- a CDS encoding DoxX family protein, producing MDAGLLVLRLVVGLLIAGHGVQKVSFRLGGNGLAGGTEEFRRDGFRGGRPTALAAGGSQIGAGLFLAVGLLTPAAAMAAMGVMTVAGTVKWSKGLWVQHDGYEYPLVLVAVCAALALTGAGRWSLDQALGITHWPVWVALAAIVIGPASGLLTRAVLHRPRATVERKSYAQAAE from the coding sequence ATGGACGCTGGACTGTTGGTCCTCCGGCTGGTGGTGGGGTTGCTCATCGCCGGCCACGGGGTGCAGAAGGTGAGCTTCCGGCTCGGAGGCAATGGATTGGCGGGCGGGACCGAGGAGTTCCGCCGTGATGGCTTCCGCGGCGGTCGTCCGACCGCGCTCGCCGCTGGAGGCAGTCAGATCGGTGCCGGCCTGTTCCTGGCCGTCGGACTGCTCACGCCGGCGGCCGCCATGGCCGCGATGGGCGTGATGACGGTCGCGGGCACCGTCAAGTGGTCCAAGGGGCTGTGGGTGCAGCACGACGGCTATGAGTACCCGTTGGTGCTCGTAGCCGTCTGCGCCGCCTTGGCCCTCACCGGGGCCGGGCGTTGGTCCCTCGACCAAGCACTGGGAATCACGCACTGGCCGGTGTGGGTCGCCCTCGCGGCGATCGTGATCGGCCCGGCAAGCGGACTGCTCACCCGCGCGGTGCTGCACCGCCCGCGCGCCACAGTGGAAAGGAAGTCGTATGCACAGGCTGCTGAGTGA
- a CDS encoding hydrolase has protein sequence MVNINEVTAAPSPDLLTPDNCAVLFVDHQPQMFFGTGSGDRTAIINSTVGLAKSAKAFDVPVVLSTVAAESFSGPIMPQLAAVFPDRKIIDRSTMNAWEDLAFVEAVKATGRKKLVIAGLWTEVCVVLPALSAIAQGYEVYVVTDASGGVSPQAHEHAIQRMVQGGAVPVTWVQVLLELQRDWARTETYAAVGDVVKEHGGAYGLGMVYAQAVIGAHAAG, from the coding sequence ATGGTCAACATCAACGAGGTCACCGCGGCTCCCAGCCCCGACCTGCTGACCCCCGACAACTGCGCCGTACTGTTCGTGGACCACCAGCCGCAGATGTTCTTCGGCACCGGCAGCGGCGACCGCACCGCGATCATCAACTCCACCGTGGGCCTGGCCAAGTCGGCCAAGGCGTTCGATGTCCCCGTCGTCCTGAGCACCGTGGCCGCCGAATCGTTCTCCGGGCCGATCATGCCGCAGCTGGCAGCGGTCTTCCCCGATCGGAAGATCATTGACCGCAGCACGATGAACGCCTGGGAGGACCTCGCCTTCGTTGAGGCAGTCAAGGCCACCGGCCGCAAGAAGCTCGTCATCGCCGGTCTGTGGACCGAGGTCTGCGTTGTGCTGCCCGCGCTCTCCGCCATTGCCCAGGGTTATGAGGTGTACGTGGTCACCGACGCGTCCGGTGGTGTCAGCCCGCAGGCTCACGAGCATGCGATCCAGCGCATGGTGCAGGGCGGAGCGGTCCCGGTGACCTGGGTGCAGGTGCTCCTGGAGCTCCAGCGCGACTGGGCCCGCACCGAGACGTACGCCGCCGTGGGCGACGTGGTCAAGGAGCACGGCGGCGCCTACGGCCTCGGGATGGTCTACGCGCAGGCCGTCATCGGAGCTCACGCCGCCGGCTGA
- a CDS encoding amidohydrolase — MSTMPIGGLVPHAVEDAADLVVRNAKIHTGDPGRPHAQAIAVRDGVITVVGDDKDVAPHIGAGTKVVDALGRRVIPGLNDAHLHVIRGGLNYVLELRWDGVRSLRQGLAMLREQAARTPKGQWVRVVGGWSAEQFAERRLPTVAELNAAAPDTPVFVLHLYQSAVLNRAALKAAGYTRDTPDPKGGQIVRGRDGEPTGMLLAAPSALILYSTLARAPVLEGEDKKTSTRHFLRELNRFGLTSAIDAAGGFQSFPENYATVVELAKAGQLSLRIAYHLFPQTAGQEIDDLTRWIEMARPEDGDEWLRLNGAGENLTWAAADFENFAQPRPEHSPDYEVEFEKAVRLLMENGWGFRLHATYDETIRRDLAVFEKLAVEGLFPAGNRWLFDHAETASPDSLDRVAALGGAMSVQNRLSFQGEAFVGRYGPGAAADAPPIRAMLDRGLTVGAGTDATRVSTYNPWVALHWLVSGRTVGDLALRPPTNRVDRQTALAMFTRAGAALTGEDEVKGVLRPGCYGDLAILSEDYFAVPEPDIAHIESLLTVTGGRIVYATAEYEGLDEELPPVSPAWSPVAHFGGYQASRRSSLPGAHQAELLGQAIAESEQHRQWRVARGLTADAVNIPFDPCFVL; from the coding sequence ATGTCAACCATGCCCATCGGCGGACTGGTTCCGCATGCCGTCGAGGATGCCGCAGACCTCGTCGTCCGCAACGCGAAGATCCACACCGGCGACCCGGGTCGCCCGCACGCCCAGGCAATCGCCGTCCGCGACGGTGTCATCACCGTCGTCGGTGACGACAAGGACGTGGCTCCCCACATTGGCGCGGGCACGAAGGTGGTCGACGCGCTCGGGCGACGGGTGATCCCCGGCCTCAACGACGCCCACCTGCACGTGATTCGTGGGGGCCTCAACTACGTACTGGAGCTGCGTTGGGACGGCGTGCGCAGCCTGCGTCAGGGTCTGGCGATGCTGCGTGAGCAGGCCGCTCGTACCCCCAAGGGCCAGTGGGTTCGGGTGGTGGGTGGGTGGTCGGCCGAGCAGTTCGCCGAACGCCGGCTGCCGACCGTCGCCGAACTGAACGCCGCCGCGCCCGACACCCCGGTGTTCGTCCTGCACCTGTACCAGTCGGCGGTGCTGAACCGGGCGGCCCTCAAGGCCGCCGGATACACCCGGGACACACCCGACCCCAAGGGCGGTCAGATCGTCCGGGGCCGGGACGGGGAACCGACGGGCATGCTCCTGGCGGCTCCCAGCGCCCTCATCCTCTACTCGACCCTGGCCAGGGCGCCGGTGCTGGAGGGCGAGGACAAGAAGACGTCGACCCGGCATTTCCTGCGCGAGTTGAACAGGTTCGGGCTGACGTCGGCGATCGACGCCGCCGGAGGATTCCAGAGCTTCCCCGAGAACTACGCGACCGTTGTCGAGCTGGCCAAGGCAGGACAATTGTCGCTGCGTATCGCCTATCACCTGTTTCCGCAGACTGCGGGCCAGGAGATCGATGATCTGACCCGCTGGATCGAAATGGCCCGTCCCGAGGACGGTGACGAATGGCTGCGCCTCAACGGCGCGGGCGAGAACCTCACCTGGGCGGCGGCGGATTTCGAGAACTTCGCCCAGCCGCGTCCGGAGCACTCCCCTGATTACGAGGTGGAGTTCGAGAAGGCAGTGCGCCTGCTCATGGAGAACGGGTGGGGTTTCCGGCTGCACGCCACGTATGACGAGACCATCCGCCGCGATCTCGCGGTATTCGAGAAGCTCGCCGTGGAAGGGCTCTTTCCGGCCGGGAACCGCTGGCTGTTCGATCACGCGGAGACCGCTTCCCCGGACAGCCTCGACCGCGTCGCCGCCCTCGGCGGCGCGATGTCTGTGCAGAACCGCCTGTCCTTCCAGGGCGAGGCGTTCGTAGGCCGTTACGGCCCTGGTGCCGCCGCGGACGCCCCGCCCATCCGGGCCATGCTGGACCGCGGCCTGACGGTGGGCGCCGGCACCGATGCCACCCGGGTCTCCACATACAACCCCTGGGTCGCCCTGCACTGGCTCGTCAGCGGCCGCACCGTCGGCGATCTGGCACTCCGCCCGCCGACGAACCGCGTCGACCGGCAGACGGCGCTGGCGATGTTCACCCGCGCCGGTGCCGCGCTGACCGGCGAGGACGAGGTCAAGGGCGTACTCCGGCCCGGGTGTTACGGGGACCTGGCGATCCTGTCCGAGGACTACTTCGCCGTGCCCGAGCCGGACATCGCACACATCGAGTCACTGCTGACGGTGACCGGCGGCCGCATCGTCTACGCCACCGCCGAATACGAGGGGCTCGATGAGGAACTTCCCCCCGTCAGCCCGGCCTGGAGCCCGGTGGCGCACTTCGGCGGCTACCAGGCGTCCCGCCGGTCAAGCCTTCCCGGCGCCCACCAGGCGGAGTTGCTCGGCCAGGCCATCGCCGAGTCGGAGCAGCACCGCCAGTGGCGCGTCGCGCGGGGCCTCACGGCGGACGCCGTGAACATCCCCTTCGATCCCTGCTTCGTCCTCTGA
- a CDS encoding alpha/beta hydrolase, which yields MPDTVKPVQPVLEPAAAAFAEATANPPYLFDLPPAEGRKAVDDVQSGEIEKPQIDEEWITVSGGPTGSVRARIVKPAGAEGTLPVILYIHGAGWVFGNAHTHDRLVRELAVGAGAAVVFPEYDLSPEVRYPVAIEQNYAIARWVVQQGASKGLDGTRLAVAGDSVGGNMSAALTLMAKERGDVPLVQQVLFYPVTDASFDTGSYHQFATGYFLRRDGMQWFWDQYTTDEAERAQITASPLRATTEQLTGLPPALVITGEADVLRDEGEAYAAKLREAGVAVTAVRFQGVIHDFVMLNALRETHAAEAAITLAVATLRAALHTA from the coding sequence ATGCCCGACACCGTCAAGCCGGTTCAGCCGGTGCTGGAGCCCGCGGCGGCCGCGTTCGCGGAGGCGACCGCCAATCCGCCGTATCTGTTCGACCTGCCTCCGGCGGAAGGGCGCAAGGCCGTCGACGACGTGCAGTCCGGCGAGATCGAGAAGCCGCAGATCGACGAGGAGTGGATCACCGTCTCGGGCGGTCCGACCGGCAGCGTACGGGCCCGCATCGTCAAGCCCGCGGGCGCGGAGGGAACCCTGCCGGTGATTCTCTACATCCACGGCGCCGGCTGGGTGTTCGGCAACGCCCACACCCACGACCGCCTGGTGCGCGAACTCGCCGTCGGTGCGGGCGCCGCCGTGGTCTTCCCCGAGTACGACCTGTCGCCCGAGGTCCGCTACCCGGTCGCCATCGAGCAGAACTACGCGATCGCCCGGTGGGTGGTCCAGCAGGGCGCCTCCAAGGGCCTGGACGGTACGCGGCTGGCGGTGGCCGGCGACTCGGTGGGCGGCAACATGAGCGCCGCGCTGACCCTGATGGCCAAGGAGCGCGGCGACGTTCCCCTGGTGCAGCAGGTGCTGTTCTACCCGGTCACCGACGCGAGCTTCGACACCGGTTCGTACCACCAGTTCGCCACCGGCTACTTCCTGCGCCGTGACGGTATGCAGTGGTTCTGGGACCAGTACACGACCGACGAGGCGGAGCGCGCCCAGATCACGGCGTCTCCGTTGCGCGCCACCACCGAGCAGCTCACCGGCTTGCCCCCGGCCCTGGTCATCACCGGCGAGGCCGACGTGCTGCGCGACGAGGGCGAGGCGTACGCGGCCAAGCTGCGCGAGGCCGGTGTGGCCGTCACCGCCGTGCGGTTCCAGGGCGTCATCCACGACTTCGTGATGCTCAACGCCCTGCGCGAGACCCACGCCGCCGAAGCCGCCATCACGCTGGCCGTCGCCACCCTGCGCGCCGCCCTTCACACCGCCTGA
- a CDS encoding alpha/beta fold hydrolase, whose product MTTSTPTVVLVHGAFADAASWSGVIAELQSHGIPVIAPPNPLRGLASDAAYVASVAAQIDGPVVLVGHSYGGALITVAGTTENVVGLVYVAAYVLEEGESLGELQGRFPDSPLVSNLKQWTYPVEGADPAVEVTITPDAFPDVFAADVPADVTKVLAAAQRPLAAAAFEETAAAAAWKTKPSWALVACADHAINPEVERFGAERAGATIVEIEGASHAVAVSQPKQVAALVLDAVRATS is encoded by the coding sequence ATGACTACCTCCACTCCCACCGTCGTTCTCGTCCACGGCGCCTTCGCCGACGCGGCCAGCTGGTCCGGGGTCATCGCCGAGTTGCAGAGCCACGGCATCCCGGTGATCGCGCCGCCCAACCCGCTGCGCGGACTGGCCTCGGACGCCGCGTACGTCGCCTCCGTGGCCGCCCAGATCGACGGCCCCGTCGTCCTGGTCGGCCACTCGTACGGTGGCGCGCTCATCACCGTGGCCGGAACCACCGAGAACGTCGTCGGTCTGGTCTACGTGGCCGCGTACGTCCTCGAAGAAGGCGAGAGCCTCGGCGAACTCCAGGGCCGGTTCCCCGACAGCCCGCTGGTGAGCAACCTGAAGCAGTGGACGTACCCCGTCGAGGGCGCGGATCCCGCGGTCGAGGTCACCATCACGCCCGACGCCTTCCCGGATGTCTTCGCCGCCGACGTGCCCGCCGACGTCACCAAGGTCCTCGCGGCCGCCCAACGACCGCTGGCCGCCGCGGCGTTCGAGGAGACGGCCGCCGCGGCCGCGTGGAAGACCAAGCCTTCCTGGGCCCTGGTGGCCTGCGCCGACCACGCGATCAACCCCGAGGTCGAGCGGTTCGGCGCCGAGCGGGCCGGGGCGACCATCGTCGAGATTGAGGGTGCCTCGCACGCGGTCGCCGTGTCCCAGCCGAAGCAGGTCGCCGCGCTTGTCCTGGACGCGGTACGCGCCACGAGCTGA
- a CDS encoding DUF4232 domain-containing protein, whose amino-acid sequence MSATLACCAALATALAGCTSTGTGSATDGSPAPSNSANPSSAASSGTANGGTADSSGGPTPTPTASAPQSPTAARCHSSELRASIGPDHPGAGQENFAIILVNGSHRTCTVYGFPGVAFVNSAGEAVTPDPERTTGQEQRIVTLTPGASAWSALVFTNPAVSGVTTVTPAAVLVTPPDETESIRVRWTGGKVSNTGKASVPQVSPVRPGDGG is encoded by the coding sequence GTGTCCGCCACACTCGCCTGCTGCGCCGCGCTGGCAACCGCGCTGGCTGGTTGTACGAGCACCGGCACAGGCAGCGCCACGGACGGCAGCCCGGCTCCGAGCAACTCCGCAAACCCGTCGTCGGCCGCCAGCTCGGGGACCGCCAACGGCGGCACCGCCGACTCGTCGGGCGGGCCGACACCGACGCCGACCGCGTCCGCCCCTCAGTCACCGACGGCAGCCCGATGCCACAGTTCCGAGCTGCGGGCATCCATCGGCCCGGATCACCCGGGAGCCGGGCAGGAGAACTTCGCCATCATCCTGGTCAACGGCTCCCACCGCACCTGCACGGTGTACGGATTTCCCGGGGTGGCGTTCGTCAACAGTGCCGGCGAGGCCGTCACACCGGACCCCGAGCGGACCACCGGGCAGGAGCAACGGATCGTGACGCTTACCCCGGGAGCGAGTGCGTGGTCGGCGTTGGTCTTCACCAATCCGGCGGTCTCCGGCGTCACTACCGTGACACCTGCGGCCGTGCTCGTCACCCCGCCCGATGAGACGGAGTCGATCAGAGTCCGCTGGACCGGCGGAAAGGTCTCCAACACGGGTAAGGCGTCGGTTCCTCAAGTGAGTCCGGTCAGGCCGGGCGACGGCGGCTGA
- a CDS encoding fumarylacetoacetate hydrolase family protein has product MGQDVSERFVQMAGPPPPRFNLGEPCRSFAPMGPWLGTWDGFTTPDDLDLTSAINGEECSTLGGLSRGTRSSRRVPGVPDARSSVAAGRSRRETPLLRPGPHPISDQSPAWRRALPRPLQPGRRTCIAEYEATQWTRKTCQEP; this is encoded by the coding sequence GTGGGCCAGGACGTCTCCGAGCGTTTTGTCCAGATGGCCGGGCCGCCGCCTCCCCGGTTCAACCTCGGCGAGCCCTGTCGGAGCTTCGCACCGATGGGCCCCTGGCTGGGCACTTGGGACGGGTTCACCACCCCCGACGATCTGGACCTGACCTCCGCCATCAATGGTGAGGAGTGCAGCACCTTGGGAGGACTCAGCAGAGGGACCAGATCCTCCCGCCGGGTGCCTGGCGTACCGGACGCCCGGTCGTCGGTAGCTGCGGGGCGGTCGCGCCGGGAAACTCCTCTTCTCCGTCCCGGCCCCCATCCGATATCCGATCAATCGCCCGCTTGGCGCCGCGCCCTGCCGCGCCCCCTGCAACCAGGAAGACGCACATGTATCGCCGAGTACGAAGCAACACAATGGACGAGAAAAACATGTCAAGAACCATGA
- a CDS encoding SsgA family sporulation/cell division regulator, translated as MPATLRYDSTDPYAVCLSLGVPSTGTVDWVFARSLLSEGLRRPRGLGDVLVRPPRRGHRGSVRIVLRSPAGVALLEIAVSAVTAFLEATHLVVAPGTEELHIDLDRLVAGLMDGSE; from the coding sequence GTGCCGGCGACGCTGCGCTACGACAGCACTGACCCCTACGCCGTATGCCTGTCACTCGGCGTGCCGTCGACCGGCACGGTCGACTGGGTCTTCGCCCGCAGCCTCCTGTCGGAGGGCCTGCGCCGACCGAGGGGTCTCGGAGACGTACTGGTGAGACCGCCTCGTCGCGGCCATCGGGGCTCTGTGCGCATCGTCCTGAGATCACCAGCCGGAGTGGCACTGCTGGAGATCGCGGTGTCGGCGGTCACCGCCTTTCTGGAGGCGACCCACCTGGTGGTGGCACCCGGCACGGAGGAACTCCACATCGACCTGGACCGCCTCGTCGCCGGGCTCATGGACGGGAGCGAGTGA